The genomic region GAGAAGCACTTAGTCGCATTCCGCTAGATGCAGTACACGTTATTGAGTCTAATGACCCTCAGTACACAGCTGTAAAGAAAATTATAGAGAAGTGTGGTCCACGTGGAGTGGCCCTTGTCGTAGCTAACGCGCTCATAAGCTACCGACTTAGCCTTCCAGGAGAAAACTATTGGCTCGAATATGCAAACTACCTATCAACAGAAGGCTGCGATAACGACATCTCTATCATTATCTCAAGATTCCTTGCAATCAGCCGAGGCAACCGCATGCTTCACAGACAGAAACTTTCAAGAATACAGAAGGCATCAAGGGCTCTTCAATCAATATCTGTAAATCCATTACTGTTCCGCGATCTGAGATTGCTCGTTAATAGAATAGCGGCAAGTCTTGGAGCAAGGCCTTGGGAGAAAACAATAGTCTTTGCCGCAAAAATGGCCTACTATGCCTATCGAGCACTCGGAATTAATGTTAAAAACGCCGAGGAAATACCGTTACCTATTGATAGGCGTGTTGCGCTTCTAACAAGTACTTCAGGGCTCATAGTTGCCGAGCCAGAGATAATACTTCAAAGGCTACGCGACGAAGCGATTACAGCATGGAGACGTGTATCCGAGATATCAGGTATGCCAGCTTTGCACCTTGATGCAGTAATATGGTTGCCGGCAAAGGGTATTGAAAAATATCTCAAGATGGGTATTGAGGCAGCCCGTGAAGAGTACGCGAAACGCCTCGTAGACTATAGTCAAGGCCTAATAAAATGGGATGTTGCTAAACGCGTTGCAACCGAGATATTATATTACGATATCTTTTCAAAGAGTAAATCCAAGAAATAATATCTCTCTAGCTCGTGCTCTATCCGTGACGATGCTATATAGGCCAAGTGTCTTATAAGCTCGCGGTGCTCAGAATCTCCAGCCACATTGAGGCCTTTAAACACATTCCCGCCAGCTATATCGGAGCATGACTCAACCCTCTCATCGACGCATCCAAGGGGCGGGAAAGTGACATAACTAACGCTATGTTTCTCCCTCTTTTCGAGATCCATTAGCCTAAAGCCGCTCCTAATCAGCATGCGGCAAACGCTCAACCCTTTAATAATATCCAATGAGTCGTTGAGCTTGTCTATGAGACGTTTAAACTTATAAACAGTGTTTCTTAAAGGGAGACTAGGAAGCACGAGCGCTCTTTCATAAAAGTACTTCATGCACTCGTCGACTAAAGAGCGCCACCAAGCGGGGCTCTTTACATTGTTGAGAACATTTTCGATACCATGTGGCTTGTTATCAAAGTTCTTACCATTGCCTCGGAAAACTATCGCTGGAATACCGTTTATTAATTGAAACCAGACAGCACTGCTCCAAAGCGAACCCCCTTCATGTCTTGCAGAGTGTCCAGTGATATTGGTAAGCGGTGGTATTGCTAAACTCTGCACCTTATCCGAGTACTCGAAGTTCTCAAACCAAATAACAAGTCCAGCATATGTATTTAACAACATCCTCCTTATAGTCATGTTGTAGAGACGTGCCCCGTACCCGGTATGATATGAAGGATGAAGTGGATCGCCTAGAGCATTAGCAGAGACAATGAGTAGCCTAGAATTTACATTATTTTTCACTAGTTTTAGAAATATTTTAAGCGCGTTGATTACCCCACGCTTGCTGTTTCCTCGGAGAAAATCGGTGCTTGACCCTACAAGTATAAAGGGTCTTTCGGCTGGCGATTTACTCCACGCCTCAATAATATAGCCAGTACTAGCTATTCTTCTGCTATCTACGTTGATCTTTATGCGGCCTACTTTACCGTCTAGATGCGAGTTAGTAGAGAGTACGGGCACTATGCCGGCGCAGATATTTGTAATAGTGAATGGTGGCTCCGTAGCAATGCTCCTCAGAGTTTTCGGCGAATGAAGAATTATAGCTTGCGGTTTTCTAGCAGCGAGTTCCGCGTATACTTGCTTATAATGACTAAGAGAGTTGGAAATTATGTCCCTTCTTACTAGGACAATGTATTGTGAAAGATTTGTTAATGCTCTTGCTTCTTCGAAGGTGATTAATGGAGCCTCAATTGGTTCTTTTATGGTTTTGCACATGGGCCAGAGCAGTGCCCTAACCTCATTACCCGAATAAGCTATTGACGATTTCTCGTGCCATGAACTCACTTTGATCTTTGTCACAGTGTACTCGATGTCGCTAATTTTATCCAGGATGTTTACAATGTATTCCACTAGCTCTTCTTCAAATCTTGACCCAGGCAGGATCTCGTCTATGTTCTCGAGGTACTCTACGAGTCGTTCGAATTCTTGTGACATGTGCAATTGTTGCACCGAGACCAAGTAGCTGCGATGCTGAACTGTAAATAGACACAGTAATGTAAAATCACATAGTCATAATTTAAAAATGAGTTGTTTGCTAGAGCGTTATGGCAAATGCCGGGTTTTGTTTCCTCTTTATCTTTAGTATTTCTTTGAGCACCATCATCTCGTCATCACTTAGTTCATTCTTGTACTTTGTGAGCCATAGTATTGCGTGCCTCTCCGGTATATCAGTATAAAGTACGTCTCCTTCATCTATGTGCCTTCCGACGAGTACGTGGCCTTTTATCGAGATTGCGACGGCCATTCCTGCGCGTGCTTCTTGCACGGTCTTTCCACGGTCTTGTATCTGCATTATTGTGCCTATTCGTTTACCGTCTTCCCTCATTAATGGGTAGCCTGGCTTGATGATACCTCCAAGTACTTCTACACCGACGATGGCAGGGTTGCTGCGCCTAAATACATAGCCGGGGATTATCCTTATCTTGCCCGGCCTAATTAGCTGTTCGAGCTCTTTTCGTTTCTCTGCTTCTATTTGTTCTTTGTACCATTTCTCGAAGTCCTCGAGAAGCCGGTAGATCACGTTATTGGTGAATATCTTTATGCCGTGTTTTCTGGCCTCTTCTTCTGCTTCAGGAAGGGTCTTCACGTTAAATGCTAGTATTACCGCATAGAACTTGTTAATTTCCTTGCTTGCAACAGCTTCAATCACATCGCGCTTTGCAACAGGGCCTACGTCCGCATATCGTATCGGTATGCCTCTCCTCCTGAGTGTTTCTACCAGGGCTTCAAGGCTTCCAAGCGTGTCTGCCTTTACTACAACTCCTTCCTTATCGGTCTTAATTCTGAGCGATTCTATCTCCTTCATCACATGCGTTGCTAGCTTCTTTGCCTCTTCTTCATCTTGGGCAACAAGTATCGGCGCACCCGCTACAGCTTCCTCAAGGCCTGGAGCAACTATCCTCACACCCGCAGCAGCGTATACCTCCTCTACGGGCTCAAGCTCTCTCTTAGCCACACGAATCTCTTGAAGAGGCTTAGGCATCAGCAGTGCACGTACACGTGTTATAACTGGGCCATTGAGCCCACCAGTAACTATTATGTCGCCTCTGCGTAGAACACCATCGTAGATTATTACATCGGCGGCCGTGCCCATGCCTGGTTGTTCTCTAATCTCTAGTATGACGCCTTTGGCTGGGCCCTCAGCGAAACGTAGTCTATGCTGTAGATAGCGTTGCGTAAGACCTGCTAAAACAGCCAGCAGCTCCGGAATGCCTTCGCCCGTCTTCGCGGAGACAGGTACCACTGCCACTGTTCTCGTAAAGTCTTTTACCCTATCAAAGCGGTCGGCCTGGAATCCTTGCTCGTAGAGCTTTGCTACGACGTTATCCCATAGTCTTCTCTCAAGCTCCTCCTGAACCCGCGGCGCCTGCTTCTGGTACGATACTAGGAAGGGTTCGTTCGGATGCGGCTTCCAGCCCGGGATTTTATCTATCTTGTTGGCGGCAACGATGAAGGGCACCTTTCTTTGGCGTAGTATCTCTATTGATTCGTAAGTTTGCTGCTGGAACCCCTCATTTATATCTACAACCAAGATTGCGAAGTCTGCTACGCTGCCCCCTCTTCTCCTAAGATTTGTGAAGACCTCGTGGCCAGGCGTGTCTATGAACAATAAGCCAGGAATTATCAGCTTGAATGGAATTATCTTTTTCAGTGGCTCGGCGAGTTTCTCAATAACGCTTGCAGGTACAAGGCTTGCACCAACGTGCTGAGTTATTAACCCAGGTTCTTTAGCAGTAACAGTTGTTCCACGGATTCTGTCAAGAAGCGTTGTCTTACCGTGGTCAACGTGGCCGAGGACAACAACAATTGGTTGTCTTAGTCGTTTACCGCTCTGCTTCTCTGCGCTCATACCCTAACACCCCCTTAAACCTTCTTGCACACAGCCCCTCTATAATGAGTGTCTCTCTTTCTCTGCGACGCTCGATCATTAAACCTAGCTTCGATATCCCTTACCGCCTTTACAGCGAGAGGGTATAAGAAGGGGCAGTGAATGAAGCTTCCTCCCGAGCCCTCCCTCTTGGGGAGGGGATGCTGGGCCCACTAGGGCCCGGGGATGAACCACTAGGGGGTAGTACGTCATGCCTGAGTTCAAGGTCGTAATCTCGGATCCAAAGGCAGGAGCAGATATACCCGAGATCAAGGTAAAGGTTAAGGGAGACGAAAACATAGAATATGGTGATGCAGAGAAGTCTCAGAAAAAGCTGCCAATCTGTAAGGCCAATCCAGAACTAGTCAAGAAGCTAAACGCCGAGCACGGCATTATAACTATAAGGATACGCAAAGAGGAGAAAAAAATCAAGCATACTTGTAAAGTTGTTGAAGACGAGTCCATACCTCCCGACGAGGTCAGAGTAAGCCTCGAATGGCTCGGCGACGCAACCGGCGCGGAGGAAGCTGAAGGCGTTGCTTTTCGCGCAAAAGCGTGGCAAATAACTATAGCGAGTCCCCAAGCGGACCAGCTGATAGGGCTCAAGATCGGAGACAAGTTTGACGGCTCACTTGTGGGGCTACCTGGCTACCAGCTAGAGATACGTGGAGGAAGCGATAATAGCGGTTTTCCGATGCTGCCAACGCTTCCAGGGCCGGTAAAGAAGAAGGTACTATTGTCAGGGCCGCCTGGCTTCCATCCCAGAGAGAAGGGAGAACGCAGAAGAAAGACTGTTCGCGGTAACACGGTAACGCATGATACAGTCCAAATTAATACTGTAATAGTTTATTCAAAGAAGTAGCTCTGCTAGATATTCTCGCTGAGTGAAGGTCTTGCATGTGTTTTTATCATTGTTCTCCTTTACACGATGTTTTTCCTGCACTTCTGTAAGTGTCTCAGTTTTGCTCTTATAGGGGTAGGCTAGTAGCTTGAAGGTATGGGGTGGTTTCTGTGGCGAGACTTGATATGGACGAGATTGAGGCGCAGCGCCGCCGGCAACCAGAGATGAATATTGGTACTGCTGGCCACGTTGACCATGGCAAGACGACGCTTGTTCAAGCACTGACTGGTGTCTGGACCGCAAAGCACAGCGAGGAATTGAAGAGAGGTATGACGATAAAGCTCGGCTACGCCGAGGGTGAAATATGGTACTGCGAGGGCGCAGAACCCCCTGATGCTTATCAGCCTTTCCCCGAGAATTGCCCCGAAGGAACAGTCCCCAAGCT from Pyrofollis japonicus harbors:
- a CDS encoding N-glycosylase/DNA lyase → MSFSSIINADRVRRVGEALSRIPLDAVHVIESNDPQYTAVKKIIEKCGPRGVALVVANALISYRLSLPGENYWLEYANYLSTEGCDNDISIIISRFLAISRGNRMLHRQKLSRIQKASRALQSISVNPLLFRDLRLLVNRIAASLGARPWEKTIVFAAKMAYYAYRALGINVKNAEEIPLPIDRRVALLTSTSGLIVAEPEIILQRLRDEAITAWRRVSEISGMPALHLDAVIWLPAKGIEKYLKMGIEAAREEYAKRLVDYSQGLIKWDVAKRVATEILYYDIFSKSKSKK
- a CDS encoding 30S ribosomal protein S6e, with protein sequence MPEFKVVISDPKAGADIPEIKVKVKGDENIEYGDAEKSQKKLPICKANPELVKKLNAEHGIITIRIRKEEKKIKHTCKVVEDESIPPDEVRVSLEWLGDATGAEEAEGVAFRAKAWQITIASPQADQLIGLKIGDKFDGSLVGLPGYQLEIRGGSDNSGFPMLPTLPGPVKKKVLLSGPPGFHPREKGERRRKTVRGNTVTHDTVQINTVIVYSKK
- the infB gene encoding translation initiation factor IF-2, with amino-acid sequence MSAEKQSGKRLRQPIVVVLGHVDHGKTTLLDRIRGTTVTAKEPGLITQHVGASLVPASVIEKLAEPLKKIIPFKLIIPGLLFIDTPGHEVFTNLRRRGGSVADFAILVVDINEGFQQQTYESIEILRQRKVPFIVAANKIDKIPGWKPHPNEPFLVSYQKQAPRVQEELERRLWDNVVAKLYEQGFQADRFDRVKDFTRTVAVVPVSAKTGEGIPELLAVLAGLTQRYLQHRLRFAEGPAKGVILEIREQPGMGTAADVIIYDGVLRRGDIIVTGGLNGPVITRVRALLMPKPLQEIRVAKRELEPVEEVYAAAGVRIVAPGLEEAVAGAPILVAQDEEEAKKLATHVMKEIESLRIKTDKEGVVVKADTLGSLEALVETLRRRGIPIRYADVGPVAKRDVIEAVASKEINKFYAVILAFNVKTLPEAEEEARKHGIKIFTNNVIYRLLEDFEKWYKEQIEAEKRKELEQLIRPGKIRIIPGYVFRRSNPAIVGVEVLGGIIKPGYPLMREDGKRIGTIMQIQDRGKTVQEARAGMAVAISIKGHVLVGRHIDEGDVLYTDIPERHAILWLTKYKNELSDDEMMVLKEILKIKRKQNPAFAITL